A part of Aspergillus flavus chromosome 5, complete sequence genomic DNA contains:
- a CDS encoding putative short-chain dehydrogenase (hypothetical protein Ao3042_03104), with protein MATPPSYTKTTHTATYAGINPTQPGLSTAGKVVLITGASGGIGRATASSFAASGPRALILLGRRADALAETATIVRTSHAEVTIQTHEAELCDAASVRNAMNKVAAEFGGIDILVHCAGVLAPVVPLLEADPATFLDGYKTTVVGTLVTAQAVVLANRTVSASEDKPVTFINLTTAGILFPPFPGMGAYVSSKMAAVKLLQSFATENSQVRLHNVHPGLLRTAMSAKLAETIQLPYAYDDISLPADFLVWIASPEAEFLKDKIVFAAWDVDELKARQKEIVGGPPGTGELWLGYQGFPRFIAGQPLPGTQ; from the exons ATGGCCACGCCACCCTCGTACACCAAGACTACCCACACCGCCACATATGCTGGCATCAACCCAACTCAGCCGGGCCTGTCCACGGCGGGCAAGGTTGTGCTGATCACTGGCGCATCAGGCGGCATCGGCCGAGCCACAGCCTCATCCTTCGCTGCATCGGGTCCCCGagccctcatcctccttggtCGACGCGCCGACGCGCTGGCAGAAACAGCCACGATTGTTCGCACCAGTCACGCAGAGGTGACGATTCAAACTCACGAGGCTGAGCTGTGCGATGCTGCGAGCGTACGCAATGCCATGAACAAGGTGGCTGCGGAGTTTGGCGGCATCGACATCCTCGTCCATTGTGCCGGCGTCCTGGCCCCCGTCGTGCCTCTTCTGGAAGCGGATCCGGCTACCTTTTTGGACGGCTACAAGACCACCGTTGTCGGTACACTGGTAACGGCGCAGGCTGTCGTCCTGGCAAACAGGACCGTCAGCGCCAGCGAGGACAAGCCGGTCACCTTTATCAATCTCACCACGGCCGGCATCCTGTTCCCCCCATTCCCCGGCATGGGAGCCTACGTGAGCAGCAAGATGGCCGCCGTCAAGCTCTTACAGTCCTTTGCCACCGAGAATTCGCAAGTGCGTCTTCACAATGTGCATCCTGGACTCCTCAGAACGGCCATGTCGGCCAAGCTGGCAGAGACGATCCAATTGCCATATGCCTATGATGACA TCTCTCTTCCCGCCGATTTCCTTGTCTGGATTGCCTCTCCCGAAGCGGAGTTTCTCAAAGACAAAATCGTCTTCGCCGCTTGGGACGTTGATGAGCTCAAGGCTCGCCAGAAGGAGATTGTCGGCGGCCCGCCGGGAACTGGTGAGCTCTGGCTTGGCTACCAAGGATTCCCGCGATTCATCGCTGGCCAGCCTTTGCCAGGAACCCAGTAG
- a CDS encoding putative oxidoreductase, which produces MLVANRRPTKGHSTQNRHSLKHRPGATMYWAILHILAVALPTTAFATNHACKVVESKIPGRISYPGTTTYNSSIASYYGDQERALSPNCIFRPTTTAEVSEFVKLMTSNNSTSKFAVRGGGHTFWTGAANIESGITVDLRLINQVELSEDKTIARIGGGAVWDIAYSQLVPYNLTVMGGRIPGIGVGGFATGGGITFASREHGFSCDNIHGYEVVLGSGEVVYVDQRSHPDLWLALKGGSNNFGIVTRFDVTTIPQGKMWYSMLNYNYTNATLWAHAKAFSDFMKPENHDGAAMMGMFLDYVDGKLLLSDAMWYTREVEEPAVYDAFTEIPNLGGVAELNTTDNVVANFGENIPSKVDRGFQLTFSFNNPEPSVYMQLFKIWEKGLSKIAKVEGIFVEFLVQPHPVTNGTNMFGLTPGKTDDVMVDMTAAYTNTADDALVKAVITDIVNQQRALLKAHGHLIDFIYLNYADISQKVLQSWGADNVAKLRAVSKRYDPKGVFQKQVPGGYKIPM; this is translated from the exons ATGCTGGTTGCAAACCGGCGACCAACTAAAGGCCATTCGACACAAAATCGACATTCCCTCAAGCATCGCCCAGGCGCTACCATGTATTGGGCTATTCTGCATATTCTCGCAGTAGCACTGCCAACCACTGCTTTCGCTACGAATCATGCATGCAAAGTCGTCGAGTCCAAGATTCCAGGCCGCATCTCATACCCCGGGACAACAACGTACAATTCGTCCATCGCATCTTACTACGGCGACCAAGAGCGTGCCTTGAGTCCCAATTGTATCTTCAGGCCTACCACTACTGCTGAAGTATCCGAGTTTGTCAAGTTGATGACTTCAAACAACAGCACGAGTAAGTTCGCCGTTCGGGGCGGCGGACACACCTTCTGGACTGGCGCGGCGAACATCGAGTCCGGCATAACCGTGGACCTGCGCCTCATCAACCAAGTAGAGTTGAGCGAGGATAAAACGATAGCCCGCATCGGAGGTGGCGCAGTATGGGATATCGCCTACTCACAGCTCGTACCGTACAACTTGACCGTCATGGGAGGCCGTATTCCCGGGATTGGAGTCGGAGGCTTCGCCACTGGAG GAGGAATTACCTTCGCCTCACGCGAGCACGGGTTCAGCTGCGACAACATCCACGGTTACGAAGTTGTGCTCGGAAGTGGTGAGGTCGTCTATGTCGACCAACGCTCCCATCCTGACTTGTGGCTTGCTTTGAAAGGCGGGTCCAATAACTTCGGTATCGTCACACGCTTTGATGTGACTACTATTCCTCAGGGCAAGATGTGGTATAGCATGCTTAATTACAACTATACAAATGCCACGTTGTGGGCCCACGCCAAAGCCTTCAGTGACTTTATGAAGCCGGAGAATCACGACGGCGCAGCCATGATGGGAATGTTCCTGGACTATGTAGACGGTAAACTCCTTCTTTCGGACGCCATGTGGTACACAAGGGAGGTTGAGGAACCCGCCGTTTACGACGCCTTTACCGAGATTCCGAACTTGGGGGGCGTCGCAGAGCTCAACACTACTGACAACGTCGTGGCGAACTTCGGGGAGAATATCCCGTCTAAGGTGGACCG CGGATTCCAACTAACCTTTTCATTCAACAACCCGGAGCCTAGTGTTTACATGCAACTCTTCAAGATCTGGGAGAAGGGCTTAAGCAAGATCGCGAAAGTGGAAGGCATATTCGTCGAGTTCTTGGTTCAGCCTCATCCCGTTACGAACGGCACCAACATGTTCGGTCTGACGCCCGGAAAGACGGACGACGTGATGGTCGATATGACTGCTGCCTACACTAACACGGCAGACGATGCGCTAGTTAAGGCTGTTATCACGGACATTGTGAACCAACAACGCGCTCTTTTGAAGGCGCACGGACATCTGATCGACTTTATCTACCTCAATTACGCGGACATCTCACAGAAGGTGCTCCAGAGCTGGGGCGCGGATAATGTGGCGAAGCTCAGAGCTGTCAGCAAGAGATATGATCCCAAGGGCGTCTTCCAGAAACAGGTTCCTGGTGGGTACAAAATTCCCATGTAG
- a CDS encoding uncharacterized protein (expressed protein), translating to MSHDRPDLLLVDANLCSFALNNISPMSFFCGLHITTASHKDPWAGPNGLIRSLIFQIICSLYRHNLLNIDFIHSRGYLKDLEEHDLATLCETLHRLVGQCSPEMAIYCVIDGIGCFDKGLHRSFQQDQFIIEALHDIVEDDMLRCRFKMLMTNSGQSTRRLRQLLDSTQHTILNNILRIGRVNDGRIKSDFIGRGRSARTPNIYDTLKKCSVIYSANLGIPCKLS from the coding sequence ATGAGCCACGACCGTCCCGATCTGCTTCTGGTTGATGCCAACTTATGCTCCTTCGCTCTCAATAATATCTCTCCCATGTCATTTTTCTGCGGACTGCATATTACCACTGCGTCTCACAAAGACCCCTGGGCGGGACCAAATGGACTAATCAGATCTCTGATTTTCCAAATCATCTGCTCACTCTATCGACACAACTTGCTCAACATCGACTTTATACATTCACGAGGGTACCTCAAAGACCTTGAGGAGCACGATCTAGCGACTCTCTGTGAGACACTACATCGGCTAGTCGGCCAGTGTTCTCCCGAGATGGCCATTTACTGCGTCATTGATGGAATCGGTTGTTTTGATAAGGGTCTCCATCGGAGCTTTCAACAGGATCAGTTTATCATCGAAGCTTTGCACGACATCGTGGAAGACGATATGCTCCGATGCCGGTTCAAGATGCTAATGACTAACTCAGGCCAGAGTACTAGGCGGCTTCGTCAGTTGCTGGACTCTACTCAACACACTatcttaaataatatactgAGAATCGGACGTGTGAATGATGGTCGGATCAAATCGGATTTCATCGGGCGAGGTCGGTCGGCCCGTACACCGAACATTTACGACACCTTAAAAAAATGCAGCGTTATATATTCTGCCAACCTGGGGATACCGTGTAAATTAAGCTAG